Proteins from a genomic interval of Pseudomonas silesiensis:
- a CDS encoding ABC transporter permease, with protein sequence MIALHLKKLPLTREVSLLILAYLYLPILVLIAYSFNANRSATVWTEFSFAWYGRILANPSIQTAALNSIIVASIATVCATTIALLAALATYRPFYGQKMVEGGINLPLILPEIVTAVATLLLFMALGIKLGLLTVIVAHIGFCIPFAYLPIRARLNDLDKSLLEAANDLYANPWQVFRRVTLPLLWPAVLSGSVLAFVVSLDDFIMTFFVAGPGSTTLPVYIFSAIKAGVTPEINAISTLMLVISIVLVVLAFWLGQRGKQQ encoded by the coding sequence ATGATCGCCCTGCACTTGAAAAAACTGCCCCTGACCCGGGAAGTCAGCCTGCTGATCCTGGCCTATCTGTACCTGCCGATCCTGGTGTTGATTGCCTATAGCTTCAACGCCAACCGCTCGGCGACGGTGTGGACCGAGTTCTCGTTCGCCTGGTACGGGCGGATTCTGGCAAACCCGTCGATCCAGACCGCAGCGCTGAACTCGATCATCGTCGCCAGCATCGCCACGGTCTGCGCCACGACCATTGCCTTGCTGGCGGCGTTGGCCACCTACCGGCCGTTCTACGGACAGAAAATGGTCGAGGGCGGCATCAACCTGCCCCTGATCCTGCCGGAGATCGTCACCGCCGTGGCGACCCTGCTGCTGTTCATGGCGCTGGGGATCAAGCTGGGTTTGCTGACGGTGATCGTCGCGCACATCGGCTTCTGCATTCCCTTCGCCTACCTGCCGATTCGCGCACGACTGAACGACCTGGACAAGAGTCTGCTGGAGGCCGCGAACGATCTGTACGCCAATCCGTGGCAGGTGTTTCGCCGGGTGACCTTGCCGCTGCTGTGGCCGGCGGTGCTGTCGGGTTCGGTGCTGGCGTTCGTGGTCAGTCTCGATGATTTCATCATGACCTTCTTCGTCGCCGGCCCGGGTTCCACGACCTTGCCGGTGTACATCTTCTCGGCGATCAAGGCCGGTGTGACCCCGGAGATCAACGCGATCTCGACCCTGATGCTGGTGATTTCCATCGTGCTGGTGGTGCTGGCCTTCTGGCTGGGACAGCGCGGCAAACAACAATAA
- a CDS encoding ABC transporter ATP-binding protein, with product MGHPVAIEVRNVSKRYSDDPGLAPALDNVSVDIADNEFFTLLGPSGCGKTTLLRTIAGFEHVSAGEIRLAGEPVNDLPPFKRRVNTVFQSYALFPHMSVAQNIAFGLEMQGLDREQIAQRVDEMLALVQMQHLAKRKPAELSGGQQQRVALARALAPKPRVLLLDEPLSALDLKLRKEMQVELKRVQKEAGITFIFVTHDQEEALTLSDRIAVMSAGKILQIGTPNEIYERPQHRFVAQFIGDINFLPGHIKRGQHDENLFVPSGMPVEIPCPAPGFDGTKVQLAFRPERSQLVDVAQPHHLRGVIEAVLYVGTATLYQCRLNNDIKVMLRENNEGLNRGRVVGDRVAVNLPPHACLLMEA from the coding sequence ATGGGTCATCCAGTAGCAATTGAAGTGCGTAACGTCTCCAAACGGTATTCCGACGATCCCGGGCTGGCTCCAGCCCTCGACAACGTGTCGGTGGACATCGCCGACAACGAGTTCTTCACCCTGCTCGGTCCTTCCGGCTGTGGCAAGACTACCCTGCTGCGCACTATCGCCGGCTTCGAGCATGTCAGCGCGGGGGAGATCCGTCTCGCCGGCGAGCCGGTCAACGACCTGCCGCCATTCAAGCGTCGGGTCAACACGGTGTTCCAGAGCTACGCGCTGTTTCCGCACATGAGTGTCGCGCAGAATATCGCCTTCGGCCTCGAGATGCAGGGTCTTGATCGCGAGCAGATTGCGCAACGTGTCGACGAGATGCTGGCGCTGGTGCAAATGCAACACCTGGCCAAGCGCAAACCGGCCGAGTTGTCCGGTGGTCAACAGCAACGTGTGGCGCTGGCCCGGGCTTTGGCGCCAAAACCCAGGGTGTTGCTGCTCGACGAACCGCTGTCGGCCCTCGACCTCAAGCTGCGCAAGGAAATGCAGGTCGAACTCAAGCGCGTGCAAAAGGAAGCCGGGATCACCTTCATTTTCGTCACCCACGATCAGGAAGAAGCCCTGACCCTGTCCGATCGCATTGCCGTGATGTCCGCCGGCAAGATCCTGCAGATCGGTACGCCCAATGAAATCTACGAACGCCCGCAGCATCGGTTCGTCGCTCAGTTCATCGGCGACATCAATTTCCTGCCTGGCCATATCAAGCGCGGCCAGCACGATGAAAACCTGTTCGTGCCCAGCGGCATGCCAGTGGAAATCCCCTGCCCGGCCCCGGGTTTCGACGGGACCAAGGTGCAACTGGCGTTTCGTCCGGAACGTTCACAACTGGTCGACGTGGCGCAACCGCACCACCTGCGCGGCGTGATCGAGGCGGTGCTGTACGTCGGCACCGCCACCCTGTATCAGTGCCGCCTGAACAACGACATCAAGGTCATGCTGCGCGAGAACAACGAAGGCCTCAACCGCGGCCGGGTGGTCGGCGATCGCGTCGCGGTCAACCTGCCGCCCCACGCCTGCCTGTTGATGGAGGCCTGA
- a CDS encoding GntR family transcriptional regulator, whose amino-acid sequence MTEKKLETTVDRVYQGVYEAISKRSLRPGMKLGEASLAELFNVSRTSVRAALKQLEADGLVTTEPNKGASVSLPSDEEIRSLFETRRLIEIGIVSELCRRRDTAVTRDLRDHLLLEDQAHQSGDHERLIHLLGEFHIKLAQSLNNPVLLDWFRKLISRASLYAAALDDDSHQACRDDEHLRLIEYIEAGNQSAAIELTCMHLNGIEKAILDVAATLKTGYHPLKHLIEVL is encoded by the coding sequence ATGACAGAGAAAAAACTGGAGACCACGGTCGACCGCGTCTACCAAGGGGTTTACGAGGCGATCAGCAAGCGTTCGTTGCGTCCGGGGATGAAGCTGGGCGAGGCGTCGCTGGCCGAACTTTTCAATGTCAGCCGGACGTCGGTTCGTGCCGCGCTCAAGCAACTGGAAGCCGATGGACTGGTGACCACCGAACCCAACAAGGGGGCGTCGGTGTCATTGCCCAGTGACGAGGAAATCCGTTCGTTGTTCGAAACCCGGCGCCTGATCGAGATCGGCATCGTCAGCGAGCTGTGCCGTCGACGCGACACCGCAGTGACCCGGGACCTGCGCGATCATTTGTTGCTCGAGGACCAGGCGCACCAGAGCGGCGACCATGAACGGCTGATTCATCTGCTCGGCGAGTTCCACATCAAGCTCGCGCAAAGCCTGAACAACCCGGTGTTGCTGGACTGGTTCCGCAAACTGATTTCCCGTGCCTCGCTCTACGCCGCCGCACTGGATGACGACAGCCACCAGGCCTGCCGCGACGATGAACACCTGCGCCTGATCGAATACATAGAAGCCGGCAACCAGAGCGCGGCCATCGAGCTGACCTGCATGCATTTGAACGGCATCGAGAAGGCGATTCTCGACGTCGCCGCCACCTTGAAAACCGGCTACCACCCGCTCAAGCATTTGATCGAGGTCCTGTAG
- a CDS encoding ABC transporter permease, producing MSVSSTSPALNRALLLSPVVLTLLALIAIPLGIMGYISLLPRNVYGGVDWQADWQLHSYVQLFFQEGFDGELELNWVYAQALLRSVFQAGGTTVLCFLFGFPVALWMSSLTPRRRNLMVLLITIPFWTNLLIRNYAWLIILREHGWVAQSLNALFPQAGGITLLYNDFAVSVGLVYSFLPFMILPIYSTLEKLDWRLVEAAYDLGANRWHALKRIILPLSMPGVIAGALLVFVPSLGAFITPAILGGGKTLMIGNLIQQQFGTARNWPLGSSLSFLLLGILLLSLVLYALYSRSAAKTLRRGATA from the coding sequence ATGAGCGTCAGCAGCACTTCTCCCGCCCTCAACCGCGCGCTGTTGCTCAGCCCGGTGGTTTTGACCCTGCTGGCCCTGATTGCCATTCCGCTGGGCATCATGGGCTACATCAGCCTGCTGCCGCGCAACGTCTATGGCGGTGTCGACTGGCAGGCCGACTGGCAATTGCACAGCTACGTGCAACTGTTTTTCCAGGAAGGTTTCGACGGTGAACTGGAGCTGAACTGGGTGTATGCCCAGGCGCTGTTGCGCTCGGTGTTCCAGGCCGGCGGCACCACGGTGTTGTGCTTCCTGTTCGGCTTCCCGGTGGCCCTGTGGATGTCGAGCCTGACCCCGCGTCGGCGCAACCTCATGGTGTTGCTGATCACCATCCCGTTCTGGACCAACCTGCTGATCCGCAACTACGCCTGGCTGATCATCCTGCGCGAGCATGGCTGGGTCGCCCAGAGTCTCAATGCGCTGTTCCCTCAAGCCGGTGGCATCACCCTGCTCTACAACGACTTCGCGGTCAGCGTCGGGCTGGTCTACAGCTTTTTGCCGTTCATGATTTTGCCGATCTACTCGACCCTGGAAAAACTCGACTGGCGCCTGGTGGAAGCCGCCTACGACCTGGGCGCCAATCGCTGGCATGCACTGAAGCGGATCATCCTGCCGCTGTCGATGCCCGGGGTAATTGCTGGCGCGCTGCTGGTGTTCGTGCCGAGTCTTGGCGCCTTCATCACCCCGGCGATTCTCGGCGGCGGCAAGACCCTGATGATCGGCAACCTGATCCAGCAGCAGTTCGGCACCGCGCGCAACTGGCCGCTGGGCAGTTCGCTGTCGTTCCTGCTGCTGGGGATTCTGCTGCTGTCGCTGGTGTTGTACGCCCTCTATAGCCGCAGCGCCGCCAAAACACTTCGCCGGGGAGCCACCGCATGA